A single Gemmatimonadota bacterium DNA region contains:
- a CDS encoding carbohydrate ABC transporter permease: MVQRFIRSAMCHFVLLGLCIVALVPLYFMLVSALKEQMEFFQDPVGLPSSPVLNNFAVVFGQSKFARWILNSTVLTIASVGLTLGISCFAAYAFARIPFTGRHVLFRLTSALMAVPVIAMIVPLFVFMVKVGLVNTYPAAIAVYCGFMLPYTTFFLTGFFSQLPRGIFDAALIDGCSHGLLLRKIVLPLSLPAIATLAIVNALWVWNELLISLVLLQADDMRTLMVGITVFRDRFGVNVPVTMAGLLVAVFPMLLLYLSGLRYFVSGLMVGSLKGE, from the coding sequence ATGGTCCAAAGATTTATTCGGTCGGCCATGTGCCACTTTGTTCTGCTCGGGCTGTGCATCGTGGCCCTCGTCCCCCTCTACTTTATGTTGGTTTCGGCTCTTAAAGAGCAGATGGAGTTTTTCCAAGATCCGGTGGGATTGCCCTCTTCGCCTGTGCTGAACAATTTTGCCGTTGTCTTTGGCCAGTCGAAGTTTGCACGGTGGATTTTGAACAGCACTGTTCTCACAATCGCGTCGGTCGGTTTGACGCTCGGTATCTCGTGCTTTGCAGCTTACGCCTTCGCCCGGATCCCTTTCACGGGCCGGCACGTACTCTTTCGGCTGACCTCGGCGCTGATGGCCGTTCCGGTCATCGCCATGATCGTGCCGCTATTTGTCTTTATGGTGAAGGTCGGTCTGGTGAACACCTATCCGGCGGCCATTGCGGTGTATTGCGGGTTTATGTTGCCCTATACCACGTTTTTTTTGACTGGCTTCTTCAGCCAGCTGCCCCGGGGAATCTTCGACGCAGCTCTGATCGATGGGTGTTCGCACGGGTTGCTGTTGCGCAAAATCGTGCTGCCGCTGTCCCTTCCGGCGATCGCCACCTTGGCCATCGTCAACGCGTTGTGGGTCTGGAATGAGTTGCTCATCTCCCTGGTGCTCCTGCAGGCCGACGATATGCGCACACTTATGGTGGGGATCACTGTTTTTCGGGATCGATTCGGCGTCAATGTGCCAGTGACGATGGCGGGATTGCTCGTGGCCGTTTTTCCGATGCTTCTTTTGTACCTCAGTGGTCTGCGCTATTTTGTTTCCGGCCTGATGGTCGGTTCGCTCAAAGGTGAATGA
- the ugpC gene encoding sn-glycerol-3-phosphate ABC transporter ATP-binding protein UgpC, with protein sequence MASVTLKRVRKVFDKAVVAVEDVDLQVEDGEFVVLVGPSGCGKTTILRMIAGLEEVTRGEIYIGEVLANNLLPKDRDIAMVFQNYALYPHMSVYQNMAFGLKLRKYRKEEIDARVREAADILGIGDLLDRKPKALSGGQRQRVAVGRAIVRKPKVFLFDEPLSNLDAGLRVQMRTEISKLHMHLDATMIYVTHDQVEAMTMGDRIVAMREGRIQQIGSPIDLYRHPVNRFVAGFIGSPSMNFLEGRLTRNKGVAFSCDAICFPIPERCTGCLQAYIGRDLVLGIRPEHIVEASAPYGPQERGEVRASVEVVEPMGNETYLYLRAEDTRFVARIYTDWIPAVGETVHLAFDLAEIHFFDKETGAALISNEWDS encoded by the coding sequence ATGGCGAGCGTGACTCTGAAGCGTGTGCGAAAGGTGTTCGACAAAGCGGTGGTGGCAGTAGAGGATGTCGATCTCCAGGTGGAAGATGGAGAGTTTGTGGTCCTGGTGGGTCCGTCCGGGTGCGGGAAGACGACAATCCTCCGGATGATCGCCGGTCTGGAGGAGGTGACCAGAGGAGAGATCTATATCGGGGAGGTCCTGGCAAACAACCTCCTGCCCAAAGATCGGGATATTGCCATGGTCTTCCAGAATTACGCCCTCTACCCCCACATGTCCGTTTACCAGAATATGGCCTTCGGGTTGAAGCTGCGGAAATACCGGAAGGAGGAGATCGACGCCCGGGTAAGGGAAGCGGCAGATATTCTGGGAATCGGCGACCTGCTTGACCGGAAGCCGAAGGCGCTGTCGGGTGGACAGCGACAGCGCGTGGCGGTGGGGCGGGCTATCGTTCGGAAACCGAAGGTCTTTCTGTTCGACGAGCCGCTGTCGAACCTGGATGCCGGGCTGCGCGTCCAGATGCGCACAGAGATCAGCAAGCTGCATATGCATCTGGACGCGACGATGATCTATGTCACCCACGATCAGGTCGAGGCGATGACGATGGGGGATCGGATTGTAGCGATGCGAGAGGGACGGATCCAGCAGATTGGTTCCCCTATCGATCTCTACCGGCATCCGGTCAACCGGTTTGTGGCCGGTTTTATCGGCAGCCCGTCAATGAATTTTCTGGAGGGCAGGCTGACCCGAAACAAGGGGGTGGCCTTTTCCTGCGATGCCATCTGCTTCCCCATTCCAGAGCGATGTACCGGTTGCCTGCAAGCCTACATCGGCCGGGATCTGGTACTGGGCATCAGACCGGAACATATTGTCGAGGCGTCTGCTCCCTACGGGCCTCAGGAACGAGGGGAGGTCCGCGCCAGCGTTGAGGTGGTAGAACCGATGGGAAACGAGACCTATCTCTACCTGAGGGCGGAAGATACACGGTTTGTCGCCCGTATCTATACGGATTGGATTCCGGCAGTCGGCGAAACGGTTCACCTGGCGTTCGATTTGGCCGAGATACACTTTTTCGACAAAGAGACGGGAGCAGCCCTGATTTCGAACGAATGGGATAGCTGA
- a CDS encoding tetratricopeptide repeat protein yields the protein MNAGLKKWKRGWIYAVLLLLIGLIIYFWPYPEKEKGMSRGEIRYHLGMVHLNQGDRDKAMEVFQKAVELDSDSPMPYFGLGLVHTSHGKYDEAVEAFRKVIALRPDFVEAYYNLGRVLAQQGEYTEAIRAYEKVVAINPDLTQVYYNLGEIYMEGKEYARAIAKYKKAIQRDPDYRDAHYALGNAYSKQRKYPEAIQAYERTLKIDPEHAKSHYGLGMAYMRQGKTDEGERELEIFKRLYAYLEEIEQAEAVLRQSPNDPSVYVELGVIHARYERFERAARAFQRAIALDSVSVDAHHNLGLVYAQQGMYREAETAFQRAIALDSVSVDAHHNLGLVYAQQDKYREAETAFQKAIGLDAKFAPAHVELGAVHQQQGVLDKAMAEYQRAIALDPHLLKAHNNLGVIYAAQGRLLEAVAAWKAALAIDPTDPETKRNLEEAEEIARKAP from the coding sequence GTGAATGCCGGCTTAAAAAAATGGAAAAGAGGTTGGATATACGCTGTACTCCTCCTGTTGATCGGGCTTATCATCTACTTCTGGCCGTATCCCGAAAAGGAGAAGGGCATGTCCAGGGGGGAGATAAGGTATCATTTAGGGATGGTTCACTTAAACCAGGGCGACCGCGACAAGGCAATGGAGGTCTTCCAAAAAGCAGTCGAATTGGACTCGGATTCTCCGATGCCCTACTTTGGTTTGGGCCTTGTTCACACATCCCATGGCAAATACGATGAGGCGGTGGAGGCCTTCCGCAAGGTAATCGCTCTGCGACCAGATTTTGTGGAGGCCTACTATAACCTCGGCCGGGTTCTTGCACAGCAGGGCGAGTATACGGAGGCAATTCGAGCCTATGAAAAGGTGGTCGCGATCAACCCGGATCTGACCCAGGTATATTACAATCTGGGGGAAATCTACATGGAAGGAAAGGAGTATGCCCGGGCCATAGCGAAATACAAGAAGGCGATACAGCGCGATCCCGACTATCGAGATGCCCACTACGCGCTGGGAAACGCGTATTCAAAACAGCGCAAGTATCCGGAGGCCATTCAGGCGTACGAACGGACTCTGAAGATCGATCCGGAACACGCGAAGTCCCACTACGGTTTGGGTATGGCCTACATGAGACAGGGAAAAACCGACGAGGGAGAGCGGGAGTTGGAGATATTCAAACGGCTGTATGCGTATCTGGAAGAGATAGAACAGGCGGAAGCCGTCCTTCGACAAAGTCCCAATGATCCTTCTGTTTACGTTGAGTTGGGAGTGATTCACGCGCGCTACGAAAGGTTTGAGCGGGCTGCCAGGGCGTTTCAACGGGCGATTGCGCTGGACTCAGTTTCGGTAGATGCACATCACAATTTGGGGTTGGTCTATGCACAGCAAGGCATGTATCGGGAGGCCGAAACGGCATTTCAACGGGCGATTGCGCTGGACTCAGTTTCGGTAGATGCACATCACAATCTGGGCCTGGTCTATGCACAGCAGGACAAATATCGGGAGGCTGAAACGGCATTTCAGAAGGCGATCGGGCTGGACGCCAAGTTTGCGCCAGCGCATGTTGAGTTGGGTGCGGTACATCAGCAACAGGGTGTGCTGGATAAGGCGATGGCCGAATATCAACGGGCGATTGCGCTGGATCCCCATCTTTTGAAGGCCCATAACAACCTCGGGGTCATCTACGCAGCGCAAGGGCGATTACTGGAAGCAGTGGCGGCCTGGAAGGCGGCGCTTGCGATCGATCCGACCGATCCCGAAACGAAAAGAAATTTGGAAGAGGCAGAAGAGATCGCACGCAAAGCGCCCTAA
- a CDS encoding CRTAC1 family protein has protein sequence MGAGCAFFDCDGDGDLDLYAVNGAPLPEFVGNEMPTNRLYRNNGDGTFTDVTERAAVGDTGYGTGCTTGDYDNDGDLDLYVTNYGSNILYRNNGDGTFTDVTERAAVGDSHWGSGCSFLDYDNDGDLDLYVANYLDYALDDPRIDLIPYIVDYQGTGASDLKTYPHPHNFNGAPDRLYRNNGDGTFTDVADAAGVANTEGKSLGVVVTDYDDDGDPDLYVANDMVGNFLYRNNGDGTFTDVGLISGVGYNENGQEEGGMGVDAGDYDNDGWMDLIVTNFQHETYTLYRNNGDGTFTDVSFASGTGRVTRPYLGWGVGFFDYNNDGYSDLFAANGHVQDNIEKLDGSTSYPQRNLLFHNNGDGTFADTSLKSGDGMRLVKASRGTAFGDYDNDGDVDLFVLNSNERADLLRNDGGNQNNYLTVRTVGTVSNRDGIGARVRVVSGRLRQVKEVRSGSSYLSQNDLRVHFGLGSRSTVDTLMIRWPSGTVQVLTDIPANRVWTVTEQTGP, from the coding sequence ATGGGAGCAGGCTGCGCCTTTTTTGACTGCGATGGCGATGGTGACCTGGACCTGTATGCTGTCAACGGTGCCCCACTTCCGGAGTTTGTAGGAAATGAGATGCCGACGAACAGGCTTTATCGGAACAATGGGGATGGAACATTCACCGATGTGACGGAGCGCGCCGCCGTGGGCGACACGGGATACGGAACGGGATGCACCACCGGCGACTATGACAACGACGGAGATCTGGACCTCTATGTGACCAACTACGGTTCCAACATCCTCTATCGAAACAACGGGGATGGGACGTTCACCGACGTGACGGAGCGCGCCGCCGTGGGCGACAGCCACTGGGGATCTGGGTGCTCGTTTCTGGACTACGATAACGACGGGGATCTGGACCTCTACGTGGCCAACTACCTCGATTACGCTCTGGACGATCCGCGAATTGATCTGATCCCCTATATCGTCGATTATCAGGGCACCGGTGCCTCGGATCTGAAGACATATCCCCATCCGCACAACTTCAATGGTGCGCCCGACCGACTCTATCGGAACAACGGGGATGGGACATTCACCGATGTAGCCGATGCAGCCGGTGTAGCCAATACCGAAGGGAAAAGCCTGGGCGTAGTCGTCACAGACTACGACGACGATGGAGATCCCGATCTGTATGTGGCTAACGATATGGTCGGGAATTTCCTCTATCGGAACAACGGAGACGGGACATTCACCGATGTGGGATTGATCTCCGGGGTCGGTTACAACGAGAACGGCCAGGAGGAGGGAGGCATGGGCGTGGATGCTGGCGATTACGACAACGACGGGTGGATGGATCTGATTGTGACCAATTTCCAGCATGAGACTTATACCCTCTACCGCAACAACGGGGATGGGACATTCACCGATGTGTCGTTTGCCTCCGGTACGGGCAGAGTCACCCGGCCTTACCTCGGATGGGGGGTCGGTTTTTTCGACTATAACAACGACGGGTACAGCGATCTTTTCGCGGCCAACGGTCACGTGCAGGACAACATCGAAAAGCTGGACGGATCAACCTCTTATCCACAGCGCAATCTCCTTTTTCACAATAACGGGGATGGGACGTTCGCCGACACTTCCCTGAAGTCCGGAGATGGGATGCGCCTTGTGAAAGCCAGTCGTGGAACGGCGTTCGGGGATTATGACAACGACGGAGATGTCGATCTGTTTGTCCTCAACTCCAACGAGCGGGCGGACCTGCTGCGCAACGACGGGGGAAATCAGAACAACTATCTGACAGTCCGAACTGTGGGGACGGTGAGCAACCGGGATGGAATTGGTGCCAGGGTGAGGGTAGTCTCTGGAAGGCTGAGACAGGTGAAGGAGGTGCGGAGCGGATCCAGCTATCTCTCTCAGAACGATCTCCGGGTTCACTTCGGGTTGGGCAGTCGTTCAACAGTGGATACCCTGATGATTCGGTGGCCCAGCGGAACGGTGCAGGTGCTGACGGATATACCCGCCAATCGAGTTTGGACAGTGACTGAACAGACGGGCCCATAA
- a CDS encoding mandelate racemase/muconate lactonizing enzyme family protein has protein sequence MKITDIKPMAIKIPREDTFGGKGVEEEQAKERTYDVQPGWRGLYSRQTETTLVKVETDSGIVGWGEGQAPIGPEVTAMVIDKVLRPILIGRDPAEWGVLKHEMYHAMNLRGHYSGFMVHGLAAVDSALWDIQGQKLGAPVVELLGGAFRDRVPVYVSGVRGNSIEEMAETARGHISEGFRALKMFLGFGIERDLKHVEGIRDAVGPNVRLMVDALWNYDTPTALQLGRHLERLGVFWFETPTSPEDIEGHAEIARELDMFVAAGETETTRYQFLNWFQARGLDIAQPDVGRCGITETRKIADLAETFNIPIALHAGICLPPSIAASIHVALAIPNLIFQEYQPLMLGLSNQFLKRPIVCEEGHFRLPEGSGLGIEMDEDALSQYVVYP, from the coding sequence ATGAAAATTACCGATATCAAGCCGATGGCGATTAAAATTCCCCGGGAAGATACCTTTGGCGGAAAGGGAGTGGAAGAAGAGCAGGCGAAGGAGCGGACCTACGATGTGCAGCCGGGATGGCGCGGACTCTATTCCCGCCAGACCGAGACGACGCTGGTCAAAGTGGAGACCGACAGTGGCATTGTGGGATGGGGAGAGGGACAGGCACCAATCGGCCCGGAGGTGACGGCGATGGTAATCGACAAGGTGCTAAGGCCGATTCTGATCGGAAGAGACCCGGCCGAGTGGGGAGTATTGAAACACGAGATGTATCACGCGATGAACCTGAGGGGACACTACTCCGGGTTTATGGTACACGGCCTTGCGGCAGTAGATTCCGCCCTGTGGGATATCCAGGGGCAGAAGCTGGGTGCGCCGGTAGTAGAACTTCTCGGCGGGGCTTTTCGAGATCGAGTACCGGTTTATGTTTCGGGGGTGCGGGGAAACTCAATTGAGGAAATGGCAGAGACGGCACGCGGGCATATATCGGAGGGTTTCCGGGCGCTCAAGATGTTTTTGGGCTTCGGAATTGAAAGAGATTTAAAACACGTCGAGGGAATTCGAGATGCTGTGGGGCCAAATGTCCGGCTGATGGTGGATGCACTGTGGAATTATGACACACCGACGGCCCTGCAATTGGGACGGCACCTGGAGCGGCTGGGGGTGTTCTGGTTTGAAACGCCGACCAGCCCGGAGGATATCGAGGGCCACGCGGAGATTGCCCGGGAACTGGATATGTTCGTTGCGGCCGGAGAGACCGAGACAACGCGGTACCAATTTCTCAACTGGTTTCAGGCGCGGGGGCTGGATATCGCACAGCCCGATGTGGGGCGTTGCGGAATTACGGAAACCAGGAAAATTGCCGATCTGGCCGAAACATTCAATATCCCCATTGCGCTGCATGCAGGGATCTGTCTGCCGCCCAGTATCGCGGCTTCAATCCATGTGGCATTGGCCATTCCGAATTTGATTTTCCAGGAGTATCAACCGCTGATGCTCGGTCTTTCCAACCAGTTTTTGAAACGACCCATCGTGTGTGAGGAGGGCCATTTCCGCCTGCCTGAGGGGTCGGGGCTGGGAATTGAGATGGACGAAGATGCCCTATCTCAATATGTGGTTTATCCGTGA
- a CDS encoding DUF3604 domain-containing protein, with amino-acid sequence MIFSQDDATGQVTLSPEGPFVTGSYVTLTLTFTTGEDGLAEGARLRVGMPNTGWEPVVVPQLRYWDELVRGKDRKYAPFYAVNTTAEIVTQGDAVLHLETMERMLIPDEDPAEAYWRWWITATVEDGPLAGGDQIVLTYGDPRFVRRGVRVQTFPEDELTISVYVDSGDGNWMRPKGAPVELDVVSGAPARANVVVPSVITGPVPPVRIALTDACHCRPNDDPPRSLILRDERWRRVGNVRFSGLQPVKVELENSGAIFERVTLTDSGGEQIWGTSNPCIHSDEDNLQLFWGDLHAQSEYHVMHSQKKDARQPGWSKGISCGTPDDVYQYARDVSLLDFVSITDQGAITGVGWELLQQKAIEYYRPGEFVTFKSYEAGSPVGHRNVYFRDVAVEPPQDAGTFSYMPDFLYEYYRGRRDVMLIPHHVKTWTDWSLHDPDLEPLMEIYSCWGQSENPSMDRWDKGVTPGAGAWEALRRGYRLGMIASSDNHVGMPGRSYQHDRQAHTPFPGGLAAVWAPELTRETLFDALKSRRCYGTTGARIILDFTLNDQPMGSILEVERGEVPREIYAYIRGTDAIDRVEVVQNGKVVETGTPPHRDRQDIYRLQWRDTTALEANTHYYIRVIQTDGEMGWSSPIWVDRV; translated from the coding sequence ATGATTTTTTCTCAGGACGACGCAACTGGTCAGGTGACGCTTTCACCAGAGGGTCCCTTTGTCACCGGCTCATATGTGACCTTGACGTTAACGTTTACAACAGGCGAGGACGGCCTGGCTGAAGGTGCGCGGTTGCGTGTTGGGATGCCCAATACCGGGTGGGAGCCTGTCGTGGTGCCCCAACTCCGATACTGGGACGAACTGGTGCGGGGAAAAGATCGAAAGTACGCACCCTTTTATGCGGTCAACACGACAGCAGAGATAGTCACCCAGGGAGACGCTGTGCTGCACCTGGAGACGATGGAGCGTATGCTGATTCCCGATGAAGACCCTGCAGAGGCTTATTGGCGATGGTGGATCACGGCGACGGTAGAGGATGGGCCTCTGGCCGGAGGAGACCAGATAGTGTTGACTTACGGTGACCCTCGATTTGTGAGACGCGGTGTAAGGGTTCAGACCTTTCCGGAAGACGAACTGACGATTTCGGTATATGTGGACTCGGGCGATGGGAATTGGATGCGCCCCAAAGGCGCGCCGGTTGAACTGGACGTGGTGTCAGGCGCTCCTGCACGGGCCAATGTAGTAGTCCCGTCTGTGATTACGGGACCCGTCCCTCCGGTGCGGATTGCTCTGACAGACGCCTGTCACTGCCGTCCGAACGACGATCCGCCCAGGTCCCTGATCCTGCGCGACGAGCGCTGGCGCCGGGTGGGCAATGTCCGATTCTCCGGATTGCAGCCGGTTAAAGTGGAACTGGAAAATTCGGGAGCCATTTTTGAGAGGGTGACGCTGACCGATTCGGGGGGAGAACAGATCTGGGGGACTTCCAATCCGTGCATTCACTCGGATGAGGACAATTTGCAGCTTTTCTGGGGGGACCTGCACGCCCAGAGTGAATATCACGTGATGCACTCGCAAAAAAAGGACGCCCGCCAACCCGGCTGGTCCAAGGGCATTTCCTGCGGCACGCCGGACGATGTGTATCAGTACGCCCGGGATGTATCGCTGCTCGATTTTGTGTCCATTACTGATCAGGGCGCGATTACAGGCGTGGGCTGGGAGCTTCTCCAGCAGAAGGCCATTGAGTATTATCGACCGGGAGAATTTGTAACGTTCAAGTCCTATGAGGCTGGCTCTCCAGTGGGCCATCGGAATGTGTATTTTCGGGACGTTGCGGTTGAGCCGCCTCAGGATGCCGGGACGTTCAGCTATATGCCCGATTTTCTGTACGAGTACTATCGAGGACGCAGGGATGTAATGTTGATCCCGCATCACGTCAAGACGTGGACAGATTGGTCACTTCACGATCCGGACCTGGAACCTTTAATGGAGATCTATTCGTGCTGGGGACAATCTGAAAATCCCTCAATGGACCGGTGGGACAAGGGGGTGACGCCGGGGGCTGGGGCATGGGAAGCACTGAGACGGGGTTACCGACTGGGTATGATCGCCAGCAGCGACAACCATGTGGGCATGCCGGGACGGAGCTATCAGCACGACCGACAGGCCCATACGCCTTTTCCAGGAGGACTTGCAGCGGTCTGGGCGCCAGAGCTGACACGGGAGACGCTCTTCGATGCGCTCAAAAGCCGTCGCTGTTACGGCACTACGGGTGCTCGCATTATCCTGGACTTCACACTCAACGATCAGCCTATGGGGAGCATTTTGGAGGTCGAGAGAGGCGAGGTGCCGAGAGAAATCTATGCCTATATTCGGGGCACAGACGCAATCGATCGCGTTGAGGTCGTGCAGAACGGAAAGGTCGTTGAGACTGGAACGCCTCCCCACCGGGATAGACAGGATATCTATCGTTTGCAGTGGCGGGACACCACGGCGCTTGAGGCGAATACCCATTACTACATCCGCGTAATCCAGACCGATGGCGAGATGGGCTGGTCGTCTCCGATCTGGGTGGATCGGGTATAG